The following DNA comes from Mesorhizobium sp. B2-1-8.
CGGATCCTGACGCCGTCCGGGCCGGCGGCAATCGGCACCAGAGACCAGTCCGAGGTGTCGTTGGTGACGACGACGGAGACATAGGCAAGGCCGTCGGTGTATTCGATGCCGGCCTTGATCCAGTGTGTTTCGCTCAGCCGGACCATCAGCCCGGCCTGGTCGTAAAGCACCTTGTAGTCGCCCTTGACGGTGACCTCCGCGGTGAAGTCGCCCTCGACCTGCCGAGACAGGAAGTGGCCGTTGTCGCGCCAAAAACCATAGAAGGTCTCGCGCCAGAAATCGGTCTCCTTGCCGGTGCGCACGCGCACGGCATCACCTTCGGTGGCGTGGTGCGGCGGCGGGTTGAGCCAGGTCAGGTCCTGCAATGTCATCCCTTGCACCGGTCCGGTTGCTGGTGACGGCTCGCCGGCCGGTCAGCCGGCGCGCCAGTTCATCCCGCGAACGTATAAGCGGTCTTTACCGTGGTGTAGAACTCCATGGCGTAGCGGCCCTGCTCGCGCGGACCGAAGCTCGAGCCCTTGCGCCCGCCAAAGGGAACATGGAAGTCCACACCCGCTGTCGGCAGGTTGACCATGACCATGCCGGCTTCGGAGTTGCGCTTGAAATGCGTGGCGTGCTTGAGGCTGGTGGTGCAGATGCCCGAGGTCAGGCCGAAGGGCGTGTCGTTGGCGACGGCCAGCGCTTCGTCATAGTCCTGGACGCGGATGACGCTGGCGACGGGCCCGAAAATCTCCTCGCGCGAGCTGCGCATGGCGTTGGTGGCCCCGGTCAGCAGCGCCGGCTTGAGATAGAAACCCGGGGTCTTGCGGTCCAGCCGTTCGCCGCCGAAGGCGAGCGTGGCGCCTTCCCGGACGCCGATGGCGATATAGTCCTCGTCCTGCTTGAGCTGGGTCGCGTCGACCACCGGGCCGATCTGGGTCTGCGCATCGAGCGCATCGCCGATCACCAGCTTTTCCATGCGCTCCTTGAGCGCGTCGACGAAACGGTCGTGGATGCCGTTGGTGACGATCAAACGCGACGAGGCCGTGCAGCGCTGGCCCGTCGAGAAGAAGGCACCGTTCAGCGCGCAATCGACGGCGACCGCGAGATCGGCATCGTCGAGCACGACCAGCGGGTTCTTGCCGCCCATTTCGAGCTGGAACTTGCGCATGTGCTCGACACTTGCCGCGGCGACGCGCTTGCCGGTTCCCACCGAGCCGGTGAAGGAGATGGCGTTGACGTCGGGGCTGTCGAGCATTGCCTGACCGACCACCGAGCCCTTGCCCATGACGAGGTTCAGCACGCCCTTGGGCAGGCCGGCGCGATGCAGGATGTCGACGATGGACCAGGCGCTTTCGGGAACGAGTTCGGCCGGCTTGAAGACGATGGTGTTGCCGTGGGCAAGCGCCGGAGCGATCTTCCAGGCCGGAATGGCGATGGGGAAATTCCATGGCGTGATGATGCCGACCACGCCGACCGCTTCGCGCGTGATCTCGACGCCGACGCCCGGCCGCACGCTTGGCACCACTTCCCCCGACAGGCGCAATGTTTCGCCGGCAAAGAAATCGAATATCTGGGCGGCGCGGATGGTCTCGCCAATGCCCTCGGCCAGCGTCTTGCCTTCCTCCCGCGCCAGGTTGCGGCCAATTTCGTCCTTGCGTGCCAAGATCTCGTCGGCCGCCTTTTTCAGCACCGCGTGGCGCGCCAGCGGGCCGGAGCGGGACCATGCCGGAAACGCCGCCTTGGCCGCCGCGATCGCCTGGCTCGCCTGTTCGACACCCGCCGAGGCATATTCGCCGACGACGTCGCCGGTATCCGAGGGGTTGATGTTGCGGGAGCCTGCATCGCCAACCCACTCGCCATCGATGAGGTTCTTTCGAAACGCTGTCATGTCCTTGCCTTCCCTGGCTGCTGGCCGCGCGGCGGCATCTGTCTGAAGTGGTATTTGCCAGACAATTGCCTTGCGGGAAAGCACGCACTGGACTCGAAGGCCGCGACAAAAGTCCCCGGGCCTGCGCTCATGCTTTCGCTGCAGCGGCGACTGTGCCGCGTCGACAACCAATCCAGCTAACATCGGTGGATAGCTCTCCGGGTCAAGGTTGAATTGCCCTGTACACATATATGTCCACGATCTTGCTTTGCCTGGTGCGGCGTGTCATGCGTCGTCTAGATGGCAGCACTCGAGACGACGATCCAGCGCGCCGGCGCCACCGGCAACATCAAGGCCACGCGCGAAGACTGGCTGAAGCTTGCGCTTGAAACCCTGATCTCGGACGGCGTCGAACGCGTCCGCGTGCTGACGCTAGGCCAGCAGCTCGACGTCTCGCGCTCGAGCTTCTACTGGTATTTCAAGAGCCGCCAGGACCTGCTCGACCAGTTGCTGGACCACTGGCGGCAGACCAATACCCGATTCATCGTCGAGCGCGCCCAACGCCCTTCCGCGACGGTCATACGCGGGGTGATGGGCATTTTCGAATGCTGGGTGGACGATAGGCTGTTCGACCCCCGGCTGGATTTCGCGATCCGGGCCTGGGCTCGCCGCTCCCCGAGCATCCGGCGTGCGCTCGACGAGGCCGACGAAGAACGAGTCGATGCCATACGCGGCATGTTCATGCGTCATGGCTATGAGGAGGAAGACGCGTTCGTGCGCGCCCGCGTGCTTTATTTTATGCAGATCGGTTACTATTCGCTCGAACTCAACGAGCCGATGAGCAGCCGTCTGCCGCATGTTGCCGCCTATCTGCGCAGCTTCACCGGCCGGGAGCCCTCGCCCCAGGATATCGAGGATTTCTCGCGCTACGTCGAGAAAACCCTTCCGCGCAGCCGGTAGCCATCCATGAAAGCGAGCTGCGCATCCATGTCGATCGCGGTCTTGCAGCCTATTTCTGGACGTGGATGGAGATGGCTGCCGGCAACATCGCTGCCGGATCATCGAAGTCGCCGGCCGTGACCATGCTCAGAGCGTGAACGACCAGAACAGGCAGGCCAGCGTCGCGGCGGCAAAGATTACGAAGAACAGGCTGCGCAAGAGCACATTGCGGCGGAGTTCGTTCATGACGAAATGGCAGCCGATGATCGCGGCCGCAAACAGGAAGCGCCAGTTCAGCACTGCCCGCAAGACCTCCCACTGACCAAAGGCCCATCTGGCGATGAGGAAGCCTATGATGGCCGCCAACAGCACGATCGCGGTCCAGAAAAGAGCGTCCGCGATGTGCGTCAAGACAATGCTGGCTGCCCTGATCGGCAGGATCATCATCAGCAAGGCGCTGAAGAAATAGGCCGCGGCAAGTGGAATGAATGTGCCGGCATCGGCGATACCGTCAAGCCGCCTCACACCGATCGCGCCATAGGGATAACCGTGCCTTGCCACCGCCAGGCTCAGCGCCATCAGCAAGGCGGTCAGCACCGCGACCAATGCGAAGGATGTGAGGGCTTTGCTCATGGTGTTCCTGTCCCGGGCGAATCAGACAGGAAGTGATGTAACCGATGGTCGTAAATTGTGGGTAAGCTTTCACCGGGGATAACCGATGGTCGGATCGACAGCGCGCGCGTCCCGGCCGCCGGTGCCCTGATGCTCGACCGTCTTGTCGGCTACCTTCGCCACCTGTGGCGTCGCCCGACGCGGGCGCAATCGTTTGCCAAGCCCGCCCATGGAGCGTAGACTCAAGCATCGGCCGCCCTTTAATCCGGATGCAGCCGACAGTGAGAGGTACGTGCTCTTGCCCGATGGGGAGAAGAGCGATGCCTCAATCCACCTTTCGCAACCATGTTTTGAAAACCCTCACACCTGAGGATTTCGCGCGTTTACGGCCGTCGATGCATCACGTCGAACTGGCCATCAAAGCCCGGCTGGAGATCGCGTATCAGCCGATCGAGCACGTATATTTTCCCGAGACGGGTATCGCATCGGTGGTCGCCGCCATGACCGGAGGGCGGCAAAGCGAAGTCGGCCTGATCGGCTATGACGGCATGACGGGCATTACGGTCGTCCTCGGCCAGGACAGGTCTCCCAATGAAACCTATATCCAGGTCGCCAGCGACGGCTGGTCCCTGCCGGTTGAACCTCTTCGCATCGCGATTGCCGGGAGCCAGACCCTTCGCCCGTCACTGCTTCGCTACGCCCACGAATTCCTGATCCAGTCGTCGCGAACGGCGCTGGTCAATGGCCATTCGAAAATCGAGGAACGGCTGGCCCGCTGGTTGCTCATGGTCAACGATCGCGCTGATGGAGATATCATCTATCTGACGCATGAATTTCTGGCGACCATGCTTGGTTCCCGACGGCCCGGCGTTACCACGGCTCTCCAGATGCTCGAATATCGAGGGCTGGTCCACGCCAGGCGCGGCGAGATCACCATCGTCGACCGCACCGGAATGATAAAACTCACGGACGGTGCCTATGGCGAGGAGGAACAGCGTCACTTCGGCATCGCCTCCGGCTGAATGTCCGGAATCGGACATAGCCTTGAAGGCCTCCACATGTTGGTCGAAAGTAGTATTGGCTTGGATTTCAGGGAGGCATTCTTGATGACCAACACGTTTCACACCATCACGGTGGAAGGAGCGGCCGAAGCCTACGTCCTTTCCAGGGGAAAGGCCCGCTTTCTCTCCATTGCACAAGCAATCCGCGCCATCCGGACACTTATGCCGGCATGCAACGCCACCGACCACGAGTTGGAGGAAATGCTGGCGACGGCCTGCATCGCTCACATGGTGCCCGTCGCTTTCGACGCGGCCAGGCCGGATGGCTCACCATCGCGGCTCCATTCATAGGCCGGAGATGCCCGCGCTTGCGCAAAGGACTGCTCCCGCGGACGTTCGCCAGGCGATTGTCCGCTACCTGATCGACAATGTCGACAGCCCCAGCGTTTCGCTGTCCGAGGTTATCGGCGCCGTGAGAAAGATATTTCCGCTTTGCGAGCTCACGGATTGGGAACTTGGCGACCACATAGCGCGAAGCGCGATCGATGCGGGATTTGCCATCGAATTCGATGCCGACGTTCCGTGACCGTAGGAACGCGGTCGTCCCCCCAATTGTTGATTGAGGGTTGCATCCCAGATGCGCAACCGAAGCAATCGACGCCACCGCGAGCCGGAGACGTCACGCCAGATGAGGTACATTTGTAGAGTAAAGCCTTGAAATCAAAGGGTTTCCTTAAAACCCCCAGAGACTGTTTGGTGGAGCCAATCGGAATCGAACCGACGACCTCTTGAATGCCATTCAAGCGCTCTCCCAACTGAGCTATGGCCCCACTCCCGGCAGTCAGCCGGCGCCGTTTCCGGCGAGAGATCGGCGCGGGTTGGAAGACCGCGCCGTTAGTGCAGGCGGCTTCTAACCCCGCCTTTCCCAGATATCAAGCCTTCATCGCCGGCTTTTTCTTCACAGGCCGTGAAAGCCGGCAAACGCTTGCGTTCGAGACCTTGTCAGACCTCGTCGTCGTCGTCGCCGACGCCGATCATGTCGGAAACGTCGTCTTCTTCTTCCTCTTCGTCGGCAAGGAACGTATCGTCCTCGTCGTCGCCGAGATCGACATCATCCTCGTCATCACCGAGATCGGGAAGATCGTCGCTCTTGGTATCGTCTTCCGCCTCTTCGAGCGAGACGACCTCGACGCCCTCTTCGTCCTCGGCGTCCACTTCCTTCTCGGCCACTTCCTCCTCCTCCTCGACGGCGGCGATCTTGCCTTCCTCGAAATAGGAGCGCGGATAGGTCTTGCCCGTATAGGGCGAGACGATCGGGTCTTTGTTCAGGTCGTAGAATTTCCGGCCCGTTTCCGGGTCGATGCGTTTTGTGCCAAGTTCGGTTTTTGCCACGGCAAGCCTCGTCGATAAAAGAGTGGTCCCCTTAACCACAGTTTGCAGCGCTGTCAAAGCGAAAAGCCGGCGTCACAAAACCAAGCACTGAAAGGCCTCGCGCCAAGTGACGACCATGGGGATGACCATTTCGCCTCGCCGTGATACGAGACCGCCGCAACAAATGAAAAGCGCCGGTCAGCCGGCATTCCGTCCAGGGAAATTCCATGTCTCACGCCGCCGCTGCCAAGCCGGCCACCGCCCGCAAGTCACCAGCCCTTTCCGGCACCGCCCGCGTGCCGGGCGACAAGTCGATCTCGCACCGCTCCTTCATGTTCGGGGGGCTCGCCTCCGGCGAAACCCGCATCACCGGCCTGCTCGAGGGCGAGGACGTGATGCGCACGGGCGCGGCCATGAAGGCGATGGGCGCGCATATAGAGAAGCACGGCGCCGAATGGGTGATCCGCGGCACCGGCAACGGCGCGCTGCTGCAGCCGGAAGGCCCGCTCGACTTCGGCAATGCCGGCACCGGCTCGCGGCTGACCATGGGCCTCGTCGGCACCTACGACATGGAAACGACCTTCATCGGCGATGCTTCGCTGTCCGGCCGGCCGATGGGCCGCGTGCTGGAACCCTTGCGCCAGATGGGCGTGCAGGTGCTGAAGGCCACGCCCGGCGACCGCATGCCGATCACGCTGCATGGCCCGAAACACGCCGCCCCGATCACCTACCGCGTGCCGATGGCCTCGGCGCAGGTGAAGTCGGCGGTACTGCTGGCCGGCCTCAACACGCCGGGCATCACCACGGTGATCGAGCCTGTCATGACGCGTGACCACACCGAAAAGATGCTGAAGGGGTTTGGCGCCAATCTGTCGGTCGAAACCGACGAACGTGGCGTGCGCCACATCTTCATCGAAGGCCAGGGCAAGCTCACCGGCCAGACCATCGCGGTGCCGGGTGATCCTTCCTCGGCCGGCTTTCCGCTGGTTGCGGCGCTGATCGTGCCGGGCTCGGACATCACGATCGAGAACGTGCTGATGAACCCGACCCGTACCGGCCTGCTTCTGACGCTGCAGGAGATGGGCGGCCAGATCGACGTCTTGAATCCGCGCAATGCCGGCGGCGAGGATGTCGCCGACCTGCGCGTGTGTTACTCCGAGCTGAAGGGCGTCATCGTGCCGCGGGAGCGGGCGCCGTCGATGATCGACGAGTATCCAGTGCTGGCCGTTGCCGCCAGCTTCGCCGAGGGCGAGACGCTGATGCAAGGGCTGGAAGAGCTGCGGGTGAAGGAATCCGACCGGCTGTCGGCGGTGGCCAACGGGCTGAAGCTCAACGGCGTCGACTGTACCGAGGGCGAAGCTTCGCTCGCCGTGCGCGGCAAACCCGGCGGCAAGGGCCTGGGAGGCCATCCCAACGGCCTCGATACGACCGTGCAGACGCATCTCGACCACCGCATCGCCATGAGTTTTCTGGTGATGGGGCTGGCGACGGAAAAGCCGGTGACGATCGACGACCAGGCGATGATCGCGACGAGCTTTCCGGAGTTCATGGGGCTGATGAAGGGGCTGGGCGCGGAGATCGAGTGATTTCCAGCGTCAACGTGCTGTCTTTCGTGCCTGAAAGCGCAATGTCGGAATCGCGGCAATGATGGGCAGACAGGTCAATTTCTGGTTGTCAGACAAAGATCAAATTGAACTTCAGTCCATCGTTCTTTCAAAGGGCTCGTTTGCGGTGATCAACACCCAGTTAAAGGCGCCGGCAATCTTGCTGAAAGAAAAATTCGAACGGGTGCATCTGGAGCATAAGGTCGAGCGCTTTCATATCGTTCCCAAGGCACTAAGCGAGGAAATAGTTTGGGAGCACAACCCATACAACGGCACCTACGATCCCGATCTCAGCCGCTCATCTGTGATACAATACAATCCGTGCCGGATCGAAGGCAGTTCAATTTTTCAGGGTCGATTTTATTTTCAGGCGCGCTACGTCGACGATCTTGGGCAATTGGTAGAGAAGCATGCGATGTTCACCAAGATTGGCGACGCACTGCTACGCCTAGTCCGGAAAAATCTAAATCATCTGCACAGTGGCTTTTACGCTGGAAATGAGGCTCTGAAGCTGAAGGATGCGGGTTTCCAGTTTCGACCCTAGCACTTACAAGCATTAAGTCTTCGAGGTAGCGAATTGCCCTTTACCATCGCCATCGACGGCCCTGCCGGTGCCGGCAAAGGCACGCTGGCACGGCGGCTCGCTGACCATTACCGGCTGAACCTGCTGGACACCGGCCTCACCTATCGAGCTGTCGCCGATGCGCTGCTTCGGCTCGGTCTGCCGCTCGACAACGTCTCGGCGGCCGAGACGGCGGCGCGCCAGGTCGACCTGGCAAAGCTCGACCGTACCGTGCTGTCGGCGCATGCGGTCGGCGAAGCGGCTTCGAAGGTCGCGGTTTTCCCGACCGTGCGGCGCATCCTGGTCGAAAAGCAGCGCGACTTCGCCAGGACGCCGCCGGGCGCGGTGCTTGACGGCCGCGACATCGGCACCGTCGTGTGCCCCGACGCCGACATCAAACTCTATGTGACGGCCAGCCCCGAAGTGCGGGCACAACGCCGGCTGGCCGAAATCGAAAGCATCGGCGGCACCGCCGATTTCGCCGAAATCCTTGCCGACATCCAACGCCGCGACGAGCGCGACATGGGCCGGGCGGATTCGCCGTTGAAGCCGGCCGCCGACGCGCACTTGCTTGATACCAGCGAAATGGCTATAGAAGCCGCGTTTCTCGCGGCCATGTCTGTCATCGACGACGTGCTGGCCAAGAGAAACAAGGCCTGATCCGGGTTTTCATGCTGCTTCCGATTGCCGGAGGCGACGAAAATACCCATATCGGGCACGAACCAGCCTGCCAGCATTCTTCATGCGCCGGAATTGCCGCTTAAAGGCGGCCCAGGGCTTTTTAGCCCGGAACGCCGGCAGGCCAACGCAACGCTAACCCACGGCGCCCGTCCCGCTCGAAACGCGGGGCACTCCAGGAGAAACAATGTCAGCTGCAAATCCCACTCGCGATGATTTCGCGAGCCTTCTCGAAGAATCATTCACCACCGGCCACTCCGGCGAAGGTCAGGTCGTCAAGGGCACGATCACCGCGATCGAAAAGGACATGGCCATCATCGACGTCGGCCTCAAGGTCGAAGGCCGCGTGCCGCTGAAGGAATTCGGCGTCAAGGGCAAGGACACCACCCTCAAGGTCGGTGACACCGTCGAAGTCTATGTCGAGCGCATCGAGAACGCGCTTGGCGAAGCGATGCTTTCGCGTGAGAAGGCCCGCCGCGAAGAGAGCTGGGTCCGTCTCGAAGAGAAGTTCACCAAGGGTGAGCGCGTCGAAGGCGTCATCTTCAACCAGGTCAAGGGCGGCTTCACCGTCGACCTCGACGGCGCCGTGGCCTTCCTGCCGCGCAGCCAGGTCGATATCCGCCCGATCCGCGACGTATCCCCGCTGATGCACAACCCGCAGCCCTTCGAGATCCTCAAGATGGATCGCCGCCGCGGCAACATCGTGGTGTCGCGCCGTACCGTGCTCGAGGAGAGCCGCGCCGAACAGCGTTCGGAAATCGTGCAGAACCTCGAAGAAGGCCAGGTTGTCGAAGGCGTCGTCAAGAACATCACCGACTACGGTGCGTTCGTCGACCTCGGCGGCATCGACGGTCTGCTGCATGTCACCGACATGGCATGGCG
Coding sequences within:
- a CDS encoding TIGR02300 family protein — encoded protein: MAKTELGTKRIDPETGRKFYDLNKDPIVSPYTGKTYPRSYFEEGKIAAVEEEEEVAEKEVDAEDEEGVEVVSLEEAEDDTKSDDLPDLGDDEDDVDLGDDEDDTFLADEEEEEDDVSDMIGVGDDDDEV
- a CDS encoding Crp/Fnr family transcriptional regulator → MPQSTFRNHVLKTLTPEDFARLRPSMHHVELAIKARLEIAYQPIEHVYFPETGIASVVAAMTGGRQSEVGLIGYDGMTGITVVLGQDRSPNETYIQVASDGWSLPVEPLRIAIAGSQTLRPSLLRYAHEFLIQSSRTALVNGHSKIEERLARWLLMVNDRADGDIIYLTHEFLATMLGSRRPGVTTALQMLEYRGLVHARRGEITIVDRTGMIKLTDGAYGEEEQRHFGIASG
- the aroA gene encoding 3-phosphoshikimate 1-carboxyvinyltransferase, yielding MSHAAAAKPATARKSPALSGTARVPGDKSISHRSFMFGGLASGETRITGLLEGEDVMRTGAAMKAMGAHIEKHGAEWVIRGTGNGALLQPEGPLDFGNAGTGSRLTMGLVGTYDMETTFIGDASLSGRPMGRVLEPLRQMGVQVLKATPGDRMPITLHGPKHAAPITYRVPMASAQVKSAVLLAGLNTPGITTVIEPVMTRDHTEKMLKGFGANLSVETDERGVRHIFIEGQGKLTGQTIAVPGDPSSAGFPLVAALIVPGSDITIENVLMNPTRTGLLLTLQEMGGQIDVLNPRNAGGEDVADLRVCYSELKGVIVPRERAPSMIDEYPVLAVAASFAEGETLMQGLEELRVKESDRLSAVANGLKLNGVDCTEGEASLAVRGKPGGKGLGGHPNGLDTTVQTHLDHRIAMSFLVMGLATEKPVTIDDQAMIATSFPEFMGLMKGLGAEIE
- a CDS encoding aldehyde dehydrogenase family protein, yielding MTAFRKNLIDGEWVGDAGSRNINPSDTGDVVGEYASAGVEQASQAIAAAKAAFPAWSRSGPLARHAVLKKAADEILARKDEIGRNLAREEGKTLAEGIGETIRAAQIFDFFAGETLRLSGEVVPSVRPGVGVEITREAVGVVGIITPWNFPIAIPAWKIAPALAHGNTIVFKPAELVPESAWSIVDILHRAGLPKGVLNLVMGKGSVVGQAMLDSPDVNAISFTGSVGTGKRVAAASVEHMRKFQLEMGGKNPLVVLDDADLAVAVDCALNGAFFSTGQRCTASSRLIVTNGIHDRFVDALKERMEKLVIGDALDAQTQIGPVVDATQLKQDEDYIAIGVREGATLAFGGERLDRKTPGFYLKPALLTGATNAMRSSREEIFGPVASVIRVQDYDEALAVANDTPFGLTSGICTTSLKHATHFKRNSEAGMVMVNLPTAGVDFHVPFGGRKGSSFGPREQGRYAMEFYTTVKTAYTFAG
- a CDS encoding TetR/AcrR family transcriptional regulator, translated to MAALETTIQRAGATGNIKATREDWLKLALETLISDGVERVRVLTLGQQLDVSRSSFYWYFKSRQDLLDQLLDHWRQTNTRFIVERAQRPSATVIRGVMGIFECWVDDRLFDPRLDFAIRAWARRSPSIRRALDEADEERVDAIRGMFMRHGYEEEDAFVRARVLYFMQIGYYSLELNEPMSSRLPHVAAYLRSFTGREPSPQDIEDFSRYVEKTLPRSR
- the cmk gene encoding (d)CMP kinase, with protein sequence MPFTIAIDGPAGAGKGTLARRLADHYRLNLLDTGLTYRAVADALLRLGLPLDNVSAAETAARQVDLAKLDRTVLSAHAVGEAASKVAVFPTVRRILVEKQRDFARTPPGAVLDGRDIGTVVCPDADIKLYVTASPEVRAQRRLAEIESIGGTADFAEILADIQRRDERDMGRADSPLKPAADAHLLDTSEMAIEAAFLAAMSVIDDVLAKRNKA
- a CDS encoding DUF1349 domain-containing protein, whose amino-acid sequence is MTLQDLTWLNPPPHHATEGDAVRVRTGKETDFWRETFYGFWRDNGHFLSRQVEGDFTAEVTVKGDYKVLYDQAGLMVRLSETHWIKAGIEYTDGLAYVSVVVTNDTSDWSLVPIAAGPDGVRIRLTRHGEAIRVQYLDASDGHWKPVRLAYFPISKMVDVGMMCCSPQREGFEVTFSGFSVSPPIARDLHD